One window of the Actinomyces procaprae genome contains the following:
- a CDS encoding SAF domain-containing protein, whose translation MSQPQDGRVARRRDRDARGSLSTRARRTRTASRLPSAPRERRPLLAALAVLLIVGGALLAGLLATRADHRVEVLVAAHTVRAGEVITDEDLVSTPVSSTLGTLIQATQAEQVVGRTARVEIAEGQLLDTSQLLDTSLPGTGTQVVGVSLESGRFPAGGLTAGDVVDVVDVNDGAVKVGGAQVLTAVPNSGSNNDWTSGCVLSLIVSSTDAPTLAAASASGSIAVVLTASGQPIGEG comes from the coding sequence ATGTCTCAGCCCCAGGACGGTCGCGTCGCTCGGCGTCGCGACCGTGATGCTCGCGGTTCGTTGTCCACCCGCGCCAGGCGGACCCGCACCGCGTCACGCCTGCCCTCCGCGCCTCGGGAGCGGCGCCCGCTGCTGGCCGCGCTTGCAGTGCTGCTGATTGTCGGTGGGGCGCTGCTCGCCGGACTGCTGGCTACCCGTGCGGACCACCGAGTCGAGGTTCTGGTCGCCGCCCACACGGTTCGAGCGGGGGAGGTCATCACCGACGAGGACCTCGTATCGACCCCGGTGTCCTCGACGCTCGGCACGCTCATTCAAGCGACCCAGGCGGAGCAGGTGGTTGGGCGCACGGCCCGCGTCGAGATCGCCGAGGGGCAGCTGCTGGACACGTCGCAGCTGCTGGACACGTCGCTGCCGGGGACCGGCACTCAGGTGGTCGGCGTCTCGCTCGAAAGCGGCCGGTTTCCGGCCGGTGGGCTGACCGCGGGAGATGTGGTGGACGTCGTCGACGTCAACGACGGGGCCGTCAAGGTGGGTGGCGCCCAGGTGCTGACTGCGGTCCCCAACTCCGGTTCGAACAATGACTGGACCTCCGGGTGCGTGCTGTCCCTGATCGTCTCCAGTACCGATGCGCCGACGCTGGCGGCCGCCAGCGCGAGCGGCAGTATTGCCGTGGTCCTGACCGCCTCCGGCCAGCCGATCGGGGAGGGCTGA